One Vicia villosa cultivar HV-30 ecotype Madison, WI unplaced genomic scaffold, Vvil1.0 ctg.001494F_1_1, whole genome shotgun sequence genomic window carries:
- the LOC131635472 gene encoding metal tolerance protein C2-like — MIRKHTFRVLLFLPSPNESGRSMVPHGRVKESLKARRFPPNYGFKSFMCSLNHMKNLRYIELHKLMSSMRIPDTELMAITDEHRTPIYTDSTDLSFRKPFLSRNDSSIDIPSSGPHHHSWSGHDDKPSGSPRKPSFSSFVLSFFRNIRSGHRYMKRLFFMISLNVPYSTVELLIGLFTGRVGLVSDAVHSTFGCGLLTFSLFVMGVSRKKPDGVYTYGYKRLEVLSAFTNAFVS; from the exons ATGATAAGGAAGCATACTTTTAGGGTTCTCTTGTTTTTACCTTCTCCAAACGAGAGTGGTAGGTCTATGGTTCCACATGGACGAGTTAAGGAGTCATTGAAAGCTAGAAGGTTCCCACCTAACTATGGCTTCAAATCTTTCATGTGTAGTCTTAATCACATGAAGAATTTGAGGTACATCGAGTTGCATAAGCTTATGTCGTCAATGAGGATCCCCGATACTGAGTTGATGGCTATCAC CGACGAACACCGAACACCGATTTACACCGATTCAACCGATTTGAGTTTCAGAAAACCGTTTCTTTCACGAAATGATTCTAGCATAGATATCCCCTCTTCTGGACCGCACCACCACTCCTGGTCCGGCCATGACGATAAACCTTCCGGCTCGCCGCGTAAACCGTCGTTTTCGTCGTTTGTTTTATCCTTTTTTCGAAATATTAGGTCTGGTCATAGGTATATGAAGAGATTGTTCTTTATGATCTCGCTTAATGTTCCTTACTCTACTGTCGAGTTGCTCATTGGCCTCTTCACTGGCCGTGTTG GTCTGGTGTCTGATGCAGTTCATTCGACATTTGGATGCGGTCTTCTTACGTTTTCGTTGTTTGTTATGGGGGTGTCTAGAAAAAAACCTGATGGAGTTTATACTTATGG GTATAAAAGACTAGAAGTCTTGTCTGCATTTACAAATGCT TTTGTTTCCTGA
- the LOC131635461 gene encoding repetitive proline-rich cell wall protein 2-like, with product MASLSFIVLLLLALIFPQGFANYEKPSIYNPPIEKPPVYKPPVYKPPIEKPPIYKPPVYKPPVEHPPIYKPPVEKPPVYKPPVEKPLVYKPPVEKPPVYKPPVYKPPIYKPPVEKPPVYKPPVYKPPVYKPPVEKPPVYKPPVYKPPVEKPPVYKPPVEKPPVYKPPVEKPPVYKPPVYKPPVYKPPVEKPPVYKPPVEKPPVYKPPVEKPPVYKPPVYKPPVYKPPVEKPPVYKPPVEKPPVYKPPVEKPPTYKPPVEKPPVYKPPVYKPPVVKPPIYTPPY from the coding sequence aTGGCTTCCTTAAGCTTCATAGTCTTGCTTCTTCTTGCTCTTATCTTTCCTCAGGGGTTTGCCAACTATGAGAAACCGTCTATCTACAATCCACCAATTGAGAAACCTCCGGTTTACAAACCACCAGTGTACAAGCCTCCTATAGAAAAACCTCCTATTTACAAGCCACCTGTTTACaaaccaccagttgagcatccTCCAATATACAAGCCCCCTGTTGAAAAACCACCCGTGTACAAACCTCCAGTTGAAAAACCTCTAGTCTATAAGCCACCTGTAGAGAAACCACCTGTGTACAAGCCACCTGTCTACAAACCTCCGATTTATAAGCCACCTGTAGAGAAACCACCTGTGTACAAGCCACCTGTTTACAAACCTCCAGTTTATAAGCCACCCGTTGAGAAACCACCTGTCTACAAGCCACCTGTCTACAAACCACCGGTTGAGAAGCCTCCGGTTTACAAACCCCCAGTTGAAAAGCCTCCAGTGTATAAACCACCTGTAGAGAAACCACCAGTATACAAGCCACCTGTCTACAAACCCCCAGTTTATAAGCCACCCGTCGAGAAGCCTCCAGTTTACAAACCCCCAGTTGAAAAACCTCCAGTGTATAAGCCACCTGTTGAAAAGCCCCCAGTTTACAAGCCACCTGTCTACAAACCTCCAGTTTATAAGCCACCTGTAGAGAAACCACCAGTCTACAAACCTCCAGTAGAGAAACCCCCTGTTTACAAACCACCAGTGGAGAAACCTCCAACCTACAAGCCACCTGTTGAGAAGCCTCCTGTATACAAACCTCCCGTTTATAAGCCACCAGTTGTGAAGCCACCGATTTACACACCTCCATACTAG